One Curtobacterium sp. BH-2-1-1 genomic region harbors:
- a CDS encoding SulP family inorganic anion transporter has protein sequence MSVTTHAPTAPSVLSALRSPRLLAREVLAGIVTALALIPEAISFSVVAGVDPAVGLFSSVVIAVVISIVGGRPAMISAAAGSVALVIAPLVRDHGIAYLVPTIVLGGLIQIVLGFLGVARLMRFIPRSVNVAFVNALAILIFTAQLPNLFGPDVPAVVWALTALGVAVIIGFPFVTKAVPAPLVAVVVITAITILFGVAVPTVGDEGALPSALPGFSGITTPFSLDTLQTIAPYAFGVAIVGLIETLLTAQLVDSITETGSSKWRESWGQGIANVASAFFGGTGGCAMIGQTVINVKTAGARTRISTFAAGASVLVLTIVLHDLVAEIPMAALTAVMIMVCVATFDWHSIRPRTLRRMPLGETAVMVITVVVVVATDNLATGVLVGVVVAALVFARRAAHVVTVAREVVDEHTVRYRVRGALFFASSNDLVTRFSYAEDPEHVVIDMSDAHVFDASTVAALDGVEQRFAKHGSTVEVVHLNTGSTALHGRLSGELG, from the coding sequence ATGTCCGTGACCACCCACGCTCCCACCGCTCCGAGCGTCCTCAGCGCCCTGCGTTCGCCCCGCCTCCTCGCGCGCGAGGTCCTCGCCGGGATCGTCACCGCGCTCGCCCTCATCCCCGAGGCGATCTCCTTCTCGGTCGTCGCCGGGGTCGACCCGGCGGTCGGGCTCTTCTCGAGCGTCGTCATCGCCGTCGTGATCTCGATCGTGGGCGGCCGTCCGGCGATGATCTCCGCCGCCGCCGGGTCCGTGGCGCTCGTGATCGCCCCGCTCGTGCGCGACCACGGGATCGCGTACCTCGTCCCGACGATCGTCCTCGGCGGCCTCATCCAGATCGTGCTCGGCTTCCTCGGGGTCGCCCGGCTCATGCGGTTCATCCCGCGCAGCGTGAACGTCGCGTTCGTGAACGCCCTCGCCATCCTGATCTTCACTGCGCAGCTGCCGAACCTGTTCGGGCCGGACGTGCCGGCGGTGGTCTGGGCGCTGACGGCGCTCGGCGTCGCCGTCATCATCGGGTTCCCGTTCGTCACGAAGGCGGTCCCGGCACCGCTCGTCGCCGTCGTCGTGATCACCGCGATCACGATCCTGTTCGGCGTCGCCGTGCCCACGGTCGGCGACGAGGGTGCGCTGCCGAGCGCGCTGCCCGGGTTCAGCGGCATCACCACGCCGTTCTCGCTGGACACGCTGCAGACCATCGCGCCGTACGCGTTCGGCGTCGCGATCGTCGGGCTCATCGAGACGCTCCTCACCGCGCAGCTCGTCGACTCGATCACCGAGACCGGTTCGAGCAAGTGGCGTGAGTCGTGGGGCCAGGGCATCGCGAACGTCGCGTCGGCCTTCTTCGGCGGTACCGGCGGCTGCGCGATGATCGGCCAGACCGTCATCAACGTGAAGACGGCCGGGGCCCGGACGCGCATCTCCACGTTCGCCGCCGGAGCGTCGGTGCTCGTGCTGACGATCGTCCTGCACGACCTCGTGGCCGAGATCCCGATGGCCGCGCTCACCGCCGTGATGATCATGGTCTGCGTCGCCACCTTCGACTGGCACAGCATCCGACCCCGCACGCTCCGGCGGATGCCCCTCGGCGAGACCGCGGTGATGGTGATCACCGTCGTGGTCGTCGTCGCCACGGACAACCTCGCGACCGGGGTGCTCGTCGGGGTGGTCGTCGCCGCGCTCGTCTTCGCCCGCCGAGCCGCCCACGTGGTGACCGTCGCGCGTGAGGTCGTCGACGAGCACACGGTCCGCTACCGGGTCCGCGGGGCGCTGTTCTTCGCCTCGTCGAACGACCTCGTCACCCGCTTCTCCTACGCCGAGGACCCCGAGCACGTCGTCATCGACATGTCCGACGCGCACGTGTTCGACGCGAGCACGGTCGCGGCCCTCGACGGGGTCGAGCAGCGCTTCGCCAAGCACGGATCGACGGTCGAGGTGGTGCACCTCAACACCGGGTCCACGGCGCTCCACGGGCGGCTCTCCGGCGAACTGGGCTGA
- a CDS encoding histidine phosphatase family protein gives MPASRIHLVRHGEVHNPDRVLYGRLPGFGLSDLGKQMALASATAWKDASVDVRRIVASPLQRTQESAVPWSEAFGLEVALDERLIEPTNRYEGQPPGFTKRSLGRPAEWPWIANPFRPSWGEAYESIANRMLAAIATAWESVDDGDVVLVSHQLPIWMVHRRLAGEPLWHDPRKRRCDLSSITTVERVPATSSGRFTEVGYADPAQALRATAIDEGAV, from the coding sequence ATGCCCGCGTCCCGAATCCACCTCGTCCGTCACGGCGAGGTGCACAACCCGGACCGTGTCCTCTACGGGCGGCTCCCCGGCTTCGGGTTGAGCGACCTCGGCAAGCAGATGGCCCTCGCCTCCGCGACCGCGTGGAAGGACGCCAGCGTCGACGTCCGGCGGATCGTGGCCTCGCCGTTGCAGCGCACGCAGGAGTCCGCGGTGCCCTGGTCCGAGGCCTTCGGGCTCGAGGTCGCCCTCGACGAGCGGCTCATCGAGCCGACCAACCGGTACGAGGGACAGCCCCCGGGCTTCACGAAGCGTTCGCTCGGACGCCCGGCCGAGTGGCCCTGGATCGCGAACCCGTTCCGGCCGAGCTGGGGCGAGGCGTACGAGTCCATCGCGAACCGGATGCTCGCGGCGATCGCCACGGCGTGGGAGAGCGTCGATGACGGAGACGTCGTCCTCGTCAGCCACCAGTTGCCGATCTGGATGGTGCACCGCCGTCTCGCCGGCGAACCGCTCTGGCACGACCCGCGCAAGCGACGCTGCGACCTCTCCAGCATCACCACCGTCGAGCGTGTACCCGCCACCTCGTCCGGTCGGTTCACCGAAGTCGGGTACGCGGACCCGGCGCAGGCCC